A portion of the Deltaproteobacteria bacterium genome contains these proteins:
- the trmFO gene encoding methylenetetrahydrofolate--tRNA-(uracil(54)-C(5))-methyltransferase (FADH(2)-oxidizing) TrmFO, which produces MVPEKSLTIVGGGLAGSEAAWQAANRGVPVRLFEMKPCRFSPAHESPDLAELVCSNSLRSNELTSAVGLLKEEMRRLGSLIMAVAEQTQVPAGKSLAVDRHRFSSEVTKSIQSHPNVTLIREEVGDLDVEAPSIIATGPLSSAAMTQLLGRLTDSGDLYFYDAIAPIVYAESIDKRIAFMASRYQDGEGDYLNCPFDEEQYQVFYEALMKAEQTPLRAFEEPQFFEGCLPIEVLASRGDKTLLFGPMKPVGLKDPATGKRPFAVVQLRKENLEGTLYNMVGFQTRLRRPAQERVFRMIPALADARFARFGSVHRNTFVNGPKWLKPTLQLKNHPNILLAGQITGVEGYVESTAMGLLAGINGARLLQGLPLVVPPPESALGALVCHISASVSKNFQPMNVNFGLFPPPAKRIPKKHRRDAYVDRALQELTAWTQQL; this is translated from the coding sequence ATGGTTCCTGAAAAATCGCTGACCATCGTGGGCGGGGGGCTGGCCGGATCTGAAGCTGCCTGGCAGGCGGCGAACCGGGGTGTGCCGGTTCGCTTGTTCGAAATGAAACCCTGCCGGTTTTCCCCTGCTCACGAATCCCCCGATCTTGCCGAACTGGTTTGTTCGAACTCGCTACGCTCCAATGAACTCACCTCTGCCGTGGGACTGTTAAAGGAAGAAATGCGGCGTTTGGGGTCTTTGATCATGGCCGTTGCCGAGCAGACCCAAGTTCCTGCCGGGAAATCTCTGGCGGTAGATCGTCACCGGTTCAGTTCGGAAGTGACGAAATCCATTCAGTCGCATCCCAATGTGACCCTGATTCGAGAAGAAGTCGGCGACCTGGATGTGGAGGCACCTTCCATCATTGCCACCGGCCCCCTGTCTTCGGCGGCCATGACTCAACTTCTAGGCAGACTGACCGACTCCGGCGATCTTTATTTCTATGACGCAATTGCGCCGATCGTGTATGCGGAATCCATCGACAAAAGAATCGCGTTCATGGCCTCTCGGTATCAGGACGGGGAGGGCGACTATCTGAACTGCCCGTTTGATGAGGAGCAGTATCAGGTCTTTTACGAGGCTCTGATGAAGGCGGAACAGACCCCGCTTCGCGCTTTCGAGGAACCGCAGTTTTTCGAAGGTTGTCTGCCCATCGAGGTGCTGGCTTCCCGCGGCGATAAGACCTTGCTTTTCGGTCCGATGAAGCCGGTGGGCCTGAAAGATCCGGCAACAGGCAAACGACCCTTCGCGGTGGTGCAGCTTCGTAAGGAAAATCTCGAGGGAACCTTGTACAATATGGTCGGCTTTCAGACCAGACTCAGACGTCCGGCACAGGAGCGCGTGTTCAGAATGATACCGGCTCTGGCGGATGCGCGATTTGCCCGGTTCGGAAGCGTGCACCGTAACACGTTCGTTAACGGTCCCAAATGGCTGAAGCCGACCTTGCAGCTCAAGAACCACCCCAACATACTACTGGCCGGGCAGATTACAGGAGTGGAAGGGTACGTTGAATCCACGGCCATGGGTTTGCTCGCCGGTATCAACGGAGCGCGTCTTCTTCAAGGCCTCCCCCTCGTTGTTCCGCCTCCCGAATCGGCGCTGGGGGCTTTGGTATGTCATATCAGCGCCTCGGTCTCGAAAAACTTTCAGCCCATGAACGTGAATTTCGGCTTGTTCCCTCCCCCAGCCAAACGAATTCCCAAGAAACATCGACGTGACGCTTACGTCGACCGGGCATTGCAGGAACTGACGGCCTGGACGCAGCAGCTATGA
- the topA gene encoding type I DNA topoisomerase, producing MAKSLLVVESPTKAATIKKILGPEFDVQATVGHILDLPHNELGVDVEKGFTPSYKVISGKEKVIKELKKAAQKADAVYLAADPDREGEAIAWHIAESLGKKDRVYRVLFHELTRHGISQAMESPGTLDRKKYESQVARRVLDRLVGYQISPILWKKVRSGLSAGRVQSVALRLIVEREREIQAFVPEEYWTILARLDAKVPPEIEARLLKFKNKAIKIPNKEEADEILASLKGVEFHVKDISKKAQSRKPVPPFTTSTLQQEGVRKLRFTTKRTNMLAQRLYEGVELGNEGQVGLVTYIRTDSTRLAPEAQKEANRLIRERYGNDYAPAKPPVYKNRKHSQDAHEAVRPTDPWRTPDDVQPFLEPDLFKLYELIWKRFVASQMQPAEIDLTAIDISAGDYIFRATGSVVRFPGFMAVYTESTEDKPENAADHLLPGVEAGEKLKFKAFVPSQHFTKPPSRFSEASLVKELEEKGIGRPSTYAAILSNIQDRSYALREKGKFHPTELGYVVNDLLVSSFPDIMDVRFTAQMEEQLDDVEEGKVEWVQILESFYSPFSKELEIAQKEMRKGVPTGIKCEKCGNEMEIRIGKAGPFLACPGFPDCKNTKNFQRNERGEVVVLDEEKVEIAERCPKCGSEMTLKRGRYGAFIACTSYPDCKSTMPYGNQGAPQAQPPEETDEVCEKCGSKMLIKTSRFGGKFLACSNYPACKNAKPIGLGISCPQDGCNGELTERKSKRGVFYGCTNYPTCKFATWNKPIAEQCPQCGAPFLIEKFSKKKGAYLACPKKECGFTREIASE from the coding sequence ATGGCGAAATCTCTCTTGGTCGTGGAATCACCAACAAAAGCAGCCACCATCAAGAAAATATTGGGGCCCGAATTCGACGTTCAAGCCACGGTAGGCCACATTCTGGATCTGCCGCACAACGAACTGGGCGTCGATGTCGAAAAAGGATTCACTCCCAGCTACAAGGTAATCTCCGGAAAAGAGAAAGTGATCAAGGAACTCAAGAAGGCCGCTCAAAAGGCGGACGCCGTCTATCTTGCAGCGGACCCGGATCGCGAGGGTGAGGCCATCGCGTGGCACATAGCCGAGAGTCTGGGAAAGAAGGATCGAGTCTACCGAGTGCTCTTCCACGAACTCACCCGTCATGGGATCAGCCAGGCCATGGAAAGTCCAGGAACGTTGGACCGTAAGAAATACGAGTCCCAGGTAGCGCGTCGCGTTTTGGATCGCCTGGTGGGCTATCAGATCAGTCCCATTCTCTGGAAGAAGGTTCGGAGCGGATTAAGCGCCGGTCGTGTCCAATCCGTAGCCTTGAGGCTCATTGTGGAGCGTGAGAGAGAGATTCAGGCGTTCGTTCCGGAGGAATATTGGACCATTCTGGCCCGGCTGGATGCCAAGGTTCCTCCTGAAATCGAAGCCCGTCTGCTCAAATTCAAGAATAAAGCCATCAAGATACCCAATAAGGAAGAAGCAGACGAGATCCTCGCCTCGCTCAAAGGTGTGGAGTTTCATGTTAAGGACATTTCCAAGAAAGCACAAAGCCGCAAACCCGTTCCTCCATTCACGACAAGTACGCTTCAGCAGGAGGGCGTGCGAAAGCTTCGCTTCACCACAAAAAGGACGAACATGTTGGCTCAACGCCTTTACGAGGGAGTCGAGTTGGGGAATGAGGGACAAGTCGGGCTGGTAACTTACATCAGAACGGATTCGACCCGGCTGGCCCCGGAGGCTCAAAAGGAAGCAAATCGACTCATCAGGGAACGATACGGCAACGACTATGCCCCTGCCAAGCCCCCTGTTTACAAGAATCGCAAACACTCGCAGGATGCGCACGAAGCCGTCCGACCCACCGATCCTTGGAGAACGCCTGATGACGTCCAGCCCTTTCTGGAGCCGGATTTGTTTAAGTTATACGAGCTGATCTGGAAGCGGTTTGTGGCAAGCCAGATGCAACCGGCCGAGATCGACTTGACGGCTATCGACATTTCGGCAGGCGACTACATCTTCCGCGCCACTGGATCGGTCGTTCGATTTCCGGGTTTTATGGCGGTTTACACCGAAAGTACCGAAGACAAGCCCGAAAATGCCGCTGACCATCTGTTGCCCGGCGTGGAAGCAGGGGAGAAACTCAAATTTAAAGCCTTCGTTCCCTCCCAGCATTTCACCAAACCGCCGTCACGCTTCAGCGAGGCTTCATTGGTGAAGGAACTGGAAGAAAAAGGAATAGGGCGACCAAGCACCTATGCCGCCATTCTGTCCAACATCCAGGATCGATCGTACGCTTTAAGGGAAAAAGGCAAATTCCATCCCACGGAGTTGGGATATGTCGTCAATGACCTGCTGGTATCCAGTTTTCCGGACATTATGGACGTTCGATTCACTGCTCAGATGGAGGAACAACTGGATGATGTGGAAGAAGGCAAAGTGGAATGGGTGCAAATCCTCGAGTCGTTTTACAGTCCTTTTTCCAAGGAACTCGAGATCGCTCAAAAGGAAATGAGAAAAGGAGTTCCTACCGGCATCAAGTGCGAGAAATGCGGGAATGAGATGGAAATCAGGATCGGAAAAGCGGGACCTTTTCTCGCTTGTCCGGGATTCCCCGACTGTAAGAACACCAAGAACTTTCAACGGAACGAAAGGGGAGAGGTGGTCGTTCTCGACGAAGAAAAGGTCGAAATAGCGGAGAGATGCCCCAAATGCGGGAGCGAAATGACGCTGAAAAGAGGCCGCTATGGGGCCTTCATCGCTTGCACCAGCTACCCGGACTGCAAATCGACCATGCCTTATGGGAACCAGGGCGCGCCACAAGCTCAACCTCCGGAAGAAACAGACGAAGTGTGCGAGAAGTGCGGCTCGAAAATGCTGATCAAGACCAGCCGGTTCGGTGGAAAATTTCTTGCGTGTTCCAATTATCCGGCCTGCAAGAATGCCAAACCGATCGGATTGGGCATTTCATGTCCGCAAGACGGGTGCAACGGAGAGCTGACCGAACGAAAATCCAAAAGGGGCGTCTTCTACGGATGTACAAACTATCCCACATGCAAGTTCGCCACCTGGAATAAGCCGATCGCAGAGCAGTGTCCGCAATGCGGCGCTCCCTTTTTGATCGAGAAGTTCTCGAAAAAGAAGGGGGCCTATCTGGCTTGTCCCAAAAAAGAGTGCGGTTTCACCCGAGAGATCGCAAGCGAATGA
- the dprA gene encoding DNA-protecting protein DprA, with the protein MVPSPSSTEDLICCLALFFTPRLGDVTYKRLMNRFGAPSIVFQASDSELRAVKGMRPEIIQGMRQSLKSGRIAREVKLASSLGIEIIGYHDERYPSLLKEIYDPPQVLYVKGSLVPDDECAVAVVGTRTPSSYGLDITRSICSGLAERGVTVVSGLARGIDGMAHRSALDHGGRTVAVLGCGCNVIYPPEHSALFADIAGCGAVISEFPFDTEPMGMNFPKRNRIISGLTLGTVVVEAAERSGSLITAQMALDQNREVFAVPGSTRSARSRGTNRLIKSGAKLVESAEDILEDLNNRRIVNPRQMEFTWDTSRSTGVPVEMSEQERLILKMIDFDPVHVDEILRATGLAPGDMAAGLLSLELKGLIEEVPGNLYSRKK; encoded by the coding sequence ATGGTCCCGTCCCCTTCATCTACGGAAGACCTGATCTGCTGTTTGGCGCTGTTCTTTACTCCCAGACTGGGAGACGTTACGTACAAACGGTTAATGAATCGGTTTGGCGCACCCTCGATCGTTTTCCAGGCTTCGGATTCGGAGCTGCGCGCGGTTAAAGGGATGCGCCCCGAAATCATACAGGGAATGAGGCAATCCCTGAAAAGCGGGCGGATTGCGCGCGAAGTGAAGCTAGCGTCTTCCCTGGGTATCGAGATCATCGGTTATCATGATGAACGCTACCCATCGCTTCTGAAAGAGATTTATGATCCTCCTCAGGTCCTCTATGTCAAAGGGAGCCTGGTTCCGGACGACGAGTGCGCGGTTGCCGTTGTAGGCACCAGAACTCCAAGCTCGTATGGACTGGATATCACACGAAGCATTTGTTCGGGTTTGGCGGAACGAGGCGTAACGGTAGTCAGCGGATTGGCTCGCGGGATAGACGGAATGGCTCATCGTTCCGCTCTCGACCACGGGGGACGAACCGTTGCCGTACTTGGATGTGGCTGCAACGTGATATATCCGCCCGAGCACAGCGCTCTCTTTGCGGACATTGCCGGATGCGGGGCGGTAATCAGTGAATTCCCCTTCGACACCGAGCCCATGGGAATGAATTTTCCCAAACGAAATAGAATCATCAGCGGTTTGACATTAGGAACGGTTGTGGTAGAGGCCGCTGAAAGAAGCGGCTCTTTAATTACGGCGCAGATGGCTCTCGATCAGAATCGCGAAGTGTTCGCCGTTCCCGGTTCCACCCGGTCGGCGCGGAGCCGGGGAACCAACCGTCTGATCAAGTCCGGCGCCAAACTGGTTGAGTCCGCGGAAGACATCCTCGAGGACCTGAACAACAGGCGGATTGTCAACCCACGCCAGATGGAATTCACGTGGGACACCTCCCGATCGACCGGGGTCCCTGTCGAGATGTCCGAACAAGAACGGCTCATTCTGAAGATGATCGACTTCGATCCGGTTCATGTAGACGAAATCCTCCGAGCAACCGGGCTCGCTCCGGGAGACATGGCGGCCGGGTTGCTCTCGCTGGAACTCAAGGGCCTCATCGAGGAAGTTCCGGGAAATCTCTATTCGAGGAAAAAATAG
- the secF gene encoding protein translocase subunit SecF, with protein MELIKPNINLDFVGNRKYAYILSGSLILLTIVFLIVRGGPNFGIDFAGGILVQVKFNKETSTGQVRNALESASIENTTVQDFSTEEGSEYLVRIEQEGVDVTEFKDRIQTAFKKTFGEGAFEVRRVEMVGPKVGKDLRQKALFAVFYAILFIAIYISGRFELKWLMSIIMAGALLVAVYLASLINISVVWLIVIALIVTLGLCWVLRLRYALGAVVALIHDVIITVGAFSFFNKEITLPIVAALLTIIGYSLNDTIIVFDRIRENLRKGRRTDFSKTINSSINETLSRTILTSGTTLVVVVSLFILGGGVIHDFAFALLVGIVVGTYSSIYVASPILLALPAADEKGGMVSKRKR; from the coding sequence ATGGAATTGATCAAACCGAACATTAACTTGGATTTCGTCGGAAATCGTAAATACGCCTACATTCTGTCCGGGTCGTTGATTCTGTTGACCATTGTTTTTCTGATCGTGCGGGGTGGTCCCAACTTCGGCATCGATTTCGCCGGCGGCATTCTCGTTCAGGTCAAATTCAATAAGGAAACCTCCACCGGTCAAGTGAGGAACGCGCTCGAATCGGCGAGCATCGAAAACACTACGGTTCAGGATTTTAGTACGGAGGAAGGGTCCGAATATCTTGTTCGCATCGAGCAGGAAGGGGTCGATGTTACCGAATTCAAAGATCGGATTCAGACTGCCTTCAAGAAGACTTTTGGCGAGGGCGCCTTCGAAGTCAGACGCGTCGAGATGGTCGGGCCGAAAGTCGGCAAGGACTTAAGGCAAAAAGCACTTTTCGCCGTGTTTTACGCCATACTTTTCATTGCAATCTACATTTCCGGACGCTTTGAATTGAAATGGCTGATGAGTATCATAATGGCCGGAGCGCTGCTTGTTGCGGTGTATCTGGCTTCCCTGATAAACATCAGCGTCGTTTGGCTCATCGTAATCGCGCTGATCGTCACGTTGGGCCTCTGTTGGGTTCTCAGGCTGCGATATGCCCTCGGGGCCGTAGTGGCTCTGATTCACGACGTAATCATAACGGTCGGAGCGTTTTCCTTTTTCAATAAGGAAATTACCTTGCCCATTGTAGCCGCCCTTCTTACGATCATCGGCTACTCGCTCAACGATACCATCATCGTGTTCGACAGAATTCGGGAAAACCTTAGAAAAGGTCGTCGGACCGATTTCTCGAAAACCATCAATTCCAGTATTAACGAAACCCTTTCAAGGACGATACTGACTTCGGGCACCACGTTGGTTGTCGTAGTGTCGCTTTTCATATTGGGCGGCGGCGTCATACATGACTTCGCATTCGCTTTGCTGGTTGGAATCGTGGTGGGTACGTATTCATCGATATATGTGGCCAGTCCGATCTTGCTGGCGCTGCCTGCGGCTGATGAAAAGGGCGGCATGGTGTCGAAGCGCAAAAGATAA
- the secD gene encoding protein translocase subunit SecD codes for MKGKLGWRAILVLAVLVASVVYLVPSISGNLPLWWSNVLPKDKVQLGLDLQGGMHLILEVESEKAVETQLGIFADDIKRALREERVWIAGDKVQTSAGAMELVLKNEEDIEKLKEFLEKNYPEFSIEETRKDDSGVVVTLAMSADEQKRIRQFATSQALETIRNRVDQFGVSEPDIRPQGEDRLLIQLPGISDTDRALKLIGKTALLEFKLVDDMGDLPAAEKGDVPPGDELLYEVRENRETGRVTKTPVLVERRSLLTGQYVSDARVQIDNQFNEPYVTLKFNAKGARLFERVTGENVKRRLAIILDGVVNSAPVIQEKIPGGTARITGNFTMEEARDLAIVLRAGALPAPVKVLEERTVGPSLGKDSIRKGFISMIVGGLVVILVMAVYYQIGGLIADAALLLNIVLIMAALAAFGATLTLPGMAGIILTIGMAVDANVLIFERIREETRLGKTPRAAVEAGFGRALVTIIDSNVTTLIAALVLFQFGTGPVKGFAVTLSIGIVASVFTAVFVSRLVFDYLLLRVRVKRIPV; via the coding sequence GTGAAAGGTAAGCTGGGTTGGAGAGCAATTCTGGTTCTGGCCGTGCTGGTCGCGTCTGTGGTCTATCTTGTGCCCTCGATATCGGGGAACCTTCCGCTGTGGTGGAGCAATGTGCTTCCCAAAGACAAGGTCCAGTTGGGATTGGATCTCCAGGGAGGCATGCACCTGATCCTGGAGGTCGAATCCGAGAAGGCGGTGGAAACCCAGTTGGGGATCTTCGCCGATGATATAAAGCGGGCGCTCAGAGAGGAGCGCGTATGGATAGCGGGAGACAAGGTTCAGACTTCGGCCGGAGCGATGGAACTGGTGCTGAAGAACGAAGAAGACATAGAAAAGTTGAAGGAATTCTTAGAAAAGAATTATCCTGAATTCTCCATCGAAGAGACACGGAAGGACGATTCCGGCGTCGTGGTGACCCTGGCCATGAGTGCGGACGAACAAAAGAGGATCAGGCAGTTCGCCACGTCACAGGCATTGGAGACCATTCGGAACAGAGTAGATCAGTTCGGCGTGAGCGAACCGGATATACGGCCGCAAGGGGAAGACCGTCTCCTGATCCAATTGCCCGGAATCAGTGATACGGACCGCGCCCTGAAACTTATCGGCAAAACCGCACTCCTGGAATTTAAGTTGGTGGACGATATGGGGGACTTGCCGGCCGCGGAAAAAGGAGACGTGCCTCCGGGCGATGAGTTGCTTTATGAGGTTCGGGAGAACCGTGAAACGGGAAGAGTCACCAAAACGCCGGTTCTCGTGGAACGAAGGTCGCTTCTCACGGGACAGTACGTGAGCGACGCCCGTGTTCAAATCGACAACCAGTTTAACGAGCCTTATGTCACACTCAAATTCAATGCCAAGGGAGCGCGTCTTTTTGAACGGGTTACCGGAGAAAATGTTAAACGGCGCCTGGCGATCATCCTCGATGGAGTAGTCAACTCGGCGCCCGTGATACAAGAGAAAATACCCGGCGGAACCGCTCGCATTACAGGGAATTTCACTATGGAAGAAGCTCGCGACTTGGCCATTGTGCTAAGGGCGGGCGCTTTGCCGGCTCCCGTAAAGGTCCTGGAAGAGCGGACGGTGGGTCCTTCGCTTGGCAAGGATTCGATCCGTAAAGGGTTCATTTCCATGATCGTGGGAGGTCTCGTCGTGATCCTGGTGATGGCTGTGTACTATCAAATCGGAGGCCTCATCGCGGACGCTGCGCTTCTGTTGAACATCGTGCTTATCATGGCGGCGCTGGCGGCGTTCGGGGCTACTTTGACGCTTCCGGGAATGGCCGGCATCATCTTGACCATTGGTATGGCGGTAGACGCCAATGTGCTGATTTTCGAGCGGATCCGGGAGGAAACGCGACTCGGCAAAACGCCGCGCGCTGCCGTAGAGGCGGGATTCGGCAGAGCATTGGTCACCATTATAGACTCAAACGTGACCACTCTTATAGCCGCGCTGGTGCTGTTTCAATTCGGTACCGGTCCTGTAAAAGGATTTGCGGTGACCCTGAGTATCGGCATCGTCGCAAGTGTGTTCACGGCCGTTTTCGTATCCCGTTTGGTCTTCGACTATCTGTTGCTGAGAGTTCGTGTGAAACGGATCCCTGTGTGA
- the yajC gene encoding preprotein translocase subunit YajC, with amino-acid sequence MFAIFYFLLIRPQQKKQKQHRSMLSNLRRGDNVVTQGGIHGKVTGLTDTIATVEIAPGVRVRVGRGAISTINTPQQPAPAPKEKGKEEK; translated from the coding sequence ATGTTTGCCATTTTCTATTTTCTCCTGATTCGCCCTCAACAGAAGAAACAAAAGCAACATCGTTCGATGCTTTCAAACCTCAGACGAGGGGATAATGTTGTTACGCAGGGGGGGATTCACGGGAAGGTAACCGGGCTCACGGATACGATTGCTACCGTTGAGATCGCCCCGGGGGTTCGTGTTCGCGTCGGCCGCGGAGCTATCTCCACTATCAATACGCCTCAACAACCGGCTCCCGCTCCAAAAGAAAAAGGCAAGGAAGAGAAGTAG
- the tgt gene encoding tRNA guanosine(34) transglycosylase Tgt, whose product MYSFEIRARDTNSRARVGRMTTGHGVIDTPVFMPVGTRATVKALSPEDLESSGAEVILANAYHLYLRPGHKLIGKLGGLHKFMSWKGSILTDSGGFQIYSLSPLRKIDTQGVTFRSHLDGSLHYLTPALAMEVQEALGVDIIMCLDECIPFPSDRSYTRQSAILTREWAKACKISRRNEDQALFGIVQGGMYEDLRRESALEISEIDFDGYAIGGLSVGESKEMLLEMAHAALVVLPEDRPRYVMGVGTPEDILSCVEMGVDMFDCVLPTRNARNGTLTTSEGKVVIKNARYAEDDRPLDPECGCYTCRNFSRAYLRHLFMAKEILVYRLNTIHNIYFYIQLMRRIRDSIHNNSFVQFKMEFLEKINRNGGD is encoded by the coding sequence ATGTATTCATTCGAAATTAGAGCAAGGGACACGAACAGCCGGGCCAGAGTCGGCCGGATGACCACCGGACATGGAGTGATCGACACGCCGGTATTTATGCCGGTGGGAACGCGCGCGACCGTGAAGGCTCTTTCGCCCGAAGATCTGGAATCGTCGGGCGCGGAAGTGATTCTGGCGAACGCCTATCACCTGTATCTTCGTCCCGGGCACAAATTGATTGGTAAACTCGGCGGGCTCCACAAGTTCATGTCGTGGAAGGGGAGCATCCTAACGGATAGCGGAGGGTTTCAGATTTACAGCCTCAGTCCGCTTCGGAAAATTGATACGCAGGGGGTGACGTTCCGCTCGCATCTCGATGGTTCTCTTCACTACTTGACCCCTGCACTCGCGATGGAAGTCCAGGAAGCGCTGGGAGTGGATATCATCATGTGCCTGGACGAGTGCATTCCGTTCCCTTCGGATCGCTCCTACACCAGGCAATCGGCGATTCTGACCAGAGAGTGGGCCAAGGCGTGCAAGATCAGCCGCCGTAACGAGGATCAGGCGCTTTTCGGGATCGTCCAGGGCGGCATGTACGAGGATTTGAGGAGAGAAAGCGCGCTGGAGATTTCAGAGATCGATTTCGACGGTTATGCCATCGGCGGACTCAGCGTCGGCGAAAGTAAGGAAATGTTGCTGGAGATGGCCCATGCGGCCCTGGTCGTTCTACCGGAAGATCGACCCAGATACGTCATGGGTGTGGGGACTCCGGAGGACATTCTTTCTTGCGTCGAGATGGGTGTGGACATGTTCGATTGTGTACTGCCCACACGCAATGCAAGAAACGGCACTCTAACTACATCGGAAGGCAAAGTCGTTATAAAGAATGCACGTTACGCCGAAGATGATCGGCCCTTGGACCCTGAGTGTGGATGTTATACATGCCGGAATTTCAGCAGGGCCTATCTTCGTCACTTGTTCATGGCAAAGGAAATACTGGTTTACCGGTTAAACACCATACATAATATCTATTTTTACATTCAACTGATGCGAAGAATACGTGACTCCATCCATAACAATTCGTTCGTCCAATTCAAGATGGAGTTCCTGGAAAAGATAAACCGGAACGGAGGTGACTGA
- the queA gene encoding tRNA preQ1(34) S-adenosylmethionine ribosyltransferase-isomerase QueA, whose product MTVLHQLDLYDYCLPPEQIAQEPAPERDLSRLMVLERVTKTWLHTGFSDLTDFLKPGDLLVVNDSRVIPARLFGIKETSGHVEMLLVRELERISERARCWECILRPARSIRSGHRIQIGEECSGVVREKLERGRFIIDFECRRMFEDWLEDAGHIPLPPYIRRRANESDRDRYQTVYAKHDGSVAAPTAGLHFTDSIIDRIRENGIELASLTLHVGLGTFLPVEANDIRDHRIHSESVFIPEKTADLIHRTRKCGGRVVAVGTTTVRALESAAEKDGSLKTGLFECDLYIYPGFVFRVVDAMLTNFHLPKSSLLFLCAAFAGIPFLLDAYNEAVRQKYRFYSYGDAMFIV is encoded by the coding sequence ATGACCGTTCTTCATCAACTCGACCTTTACGACTACTGCTTGCCGCCCGAGCAGATCGCCCAAGAACCGGCGCCCGAGCGAGACCTGTCGCGTCTGATGGTCCTGGAACGGGTCACGAAGACGTGGCTTCATACGGGTTTCTCAGACTTGACGGATTTTTTGAAACCCGGGGATCTACTGGTGGTCAATGACAGCAGAGTCATACCGGCCAGGCTCTTTGGAATCAAGGAGACGTCCGGACACGTTGAGATGCTTCTTGTGCGGGAACTCGAGCGCATTTCCGAAAGAGCCCGTTGTTGGGAATGTATTTTAAGACCTGCCAGGAGCATTCGTTCGGGACACCGCATCCAGATCGGTGAAGAGTGTTCGGGTGTGGTTCGGGAGAAGTTGGAGCGGGGTCGCTTTATCATCGATTTCGAATGCCGTCGCATGTTCGAGGATTGGCTGGAGGATGCCGGGCATATTCCTCTGCCTCCTTACATCCGCAGACGGGCTAACGAGTCGGACAGGGATCGATATCAGACCGTCTACGCCAAACATGACGGCTCGGTGGCCGCTCCTACGGCCGGCCTTCACTTTACGGACAGCATCATCGACAGGATCCGTGAAAATGGGATTGAGCTGGCATCGCTTACGCTGCACGTAGGACTGGGCACCTTCCTACCGGTAGAAGCGAACGACATCCGTGATCATAGGATTCACTCCGAGAGCGTGTTCATACCTGAAAAGACGGCCGATTTGATCCACCGGACCCGGAAGTGCGGGGGGCGTGTTGTGGCCGTGGGCACGACGACCGTTCGAGCGTTGGAGTCCGCCGCCGAAAAAGACGGCAGTTTGAAGACCGGCCTTTTTGAGTGTGACTTGTATATATATCCGGGCTTCGTTTTTCGCGTTGTGGATGCGATGCTTACAAATTTTCATCTACCGAAGTCGTCGTTGCTTTTTTTGTGTGCCGCTTTCGCGGGGATTCCGTTTTTGCTGGACGCGTACAATGAAGCTGTGAGACAGAAGTACCGGTTCTACTCATACGGCGACGCGATGTTCATTGTTTAA
- a CDS encoding DUF2065 domain-containing protein, which yields MNRFFLCALGLMLIFEGLPYFAFPERLKTWLRKVSEMEPGILRLLGLLSIALGALLVYVNRPS from the coding sequence ATGAACCGCTTCTTTCTCTGTGCACTAGGACTGATGCTGATATTCGAAGGACTGCCTTATTTTGCCTTTCCGGAAAGACTCAAGACGTGGCTCCGGAAAGTCTCCGAAATGGAACCCGGCATCCTGCGTCTACTCGGTTTGTTGTCCATCGCGTTGGGCGCTCTCCTCGTATATGTCAATCGACCCTCCTGA